Proteins from a single region of Trichomycterus rosablanca isolate fTriRos1 chromosome 16, fTriRos1.hap1, whole genome shotgun sequence:
- the zgc:64106 gene encoding retinol dehydrogenase 12, which produces MTWQLMDIVSHPLWMVSTLVLAAVARAQRRGWWDLRACTVQLAGKTAIVTGANTGIGKFIALDFARRGARVILACRSEARGTAAMKEIQQRSGNQNVHLRIVDTSSLESVRNFATQILKEEKELHILVNNAGASGLSRAITKDGLEISFATNHVGPFLLTSLLLDLLKKSAPARIVNVSSTNHRRGKVDFSHFRGENLTYTMDSVYNHTKLHNIIWTNELARRLQGTGVTANSLHPGVVMTEVMRNYNWLVRFIFNVVGIVFFKSSEEGAVSTIYCAVAEETKGITGKYFDSDCSLVLPALEALDPAIGAKEFEYCERLTAKL; this is translated from the exons ATGACCTGGCAGCTGATGGACATTGTTTCTCATCCCTTATGGATGGTGAGTACGCTCGTGCTGGCTGCGGTGGCGCGAGCGCAGCGCAGAGGCTGGTGGGATCTGCGCGCCTGTACGGTTCAGCTCGCGGGCAAAACTGCCATCGTTACAGGAGCGAACACAG GCATCGGAAAGTTCATAGCCTTGGACTTTGCGCGTCGTGGGGCCCGGGTCATCCTGGCATGCAGGAGTGAGGCACGTGGGACAGCTGCAATGAAGGAAATACAGCAGCGCAGTGGCAACCAGAACGTGCACCTCCGGATCGTCGACACCTCCTCTCTCGAATCTGTCCGCAATTTCGCCACTCAGATTTTAAAAGAGGAGAAAGAGCTCCATATACTTGTTAATAATGCTGGGGCTTCAG GTTTGTCCAGAGCTATCACAAAGGATGGACTGGAAATCTCCTTCGCAACCAACCACGTTGGACCCTTCCTCCTCACCAGTCTGCTTCTAG ACTTGTTGAAGAAATCAGCTCCAGCGCGCATCGTCAATGTCTCCTCAACCAACCACAGAAGGGGCAAGGTAGACTTCTCTCATTTTAGAGGTGAGAACCTGACGTACACGATGGACAGCGTGTACAACCACACCAAGCTACACAACATCATCTGGACCAATGAGCTGGCACGCAGACTGCAGGGAACAG GTGTGACTGCAAATTCTTTGCATCCTGGTGTGGTTATGACTGAAGTAATGAGAAACTATAACTGGCTGGTACGATTCATCTTTAACGTGGTGGGAATAGTCTTCTTTAAG TCCTCTGAAGAAGGTGCAGTCAGTACAATATACTGTGCTGTTGCAGAGGAGACGAAAGGAATCACTGGAAAATATTTTGACAGCGACTGTTCCCTTGTCCTTCCCGCTCTAGAGGCCTTAGATCCAGCCATAGGAGCCAAAGAATTTGAGTACTGTGAGAGACTGACGGCCAAACTCTGA
- the aqp7 gene encoding aquaporin-7, whose protein sequence is MPEEGKASKDNTMVSSSPCFRKEYVRVGLAETLSTFVMMVFGLGSVAQVVTGGGIFGDYLSINLGFGLAVAMGVHTGGKVSGAHMNAAVSFTMCVFGRLSWKLLPLYIVAQLLGSFLAAGTIFTLYYDAIFSYCDGNLTVSGTKATAGIFATYPAPYLSIHFGFLDQVLGTAMLLLCLMALADQKNQPATPGGQPLAVGALVLLIGVSMGSNSGYAINPTRDFAPRLFTAMTGWGSEVFRAGNSWWWVPVVAPFVGGVTGALMYKTFVELLHPTHTDKDHKEKEASESTPLDLCSKCNAEVSV, encoded by the exons ATGCCAGAGGAAGGCAAAGCTAGCAAGGATAATACAATGGTTAGCTCCTCACCCTGTTTTAGGAAGGAGTATGTCCGGGTCGGCCTGGCAGAAACTCTCAGCACGTTTGTCATGATG GTTTTTGGACTAGGTTCTGTTGCCCAGGTGGTCACAGGAGGGGGAATTTTTGGAGATTACTTGAGCATTAATCTTGGATTTGGTCTTGCTGTGGCGATGGGGGTGCATACTGGTGGGAAGGTATCAG GTGCTCACATGAATGCAGCTGTGTCCTTCaccatgtgtgtgtttggccgCCTGAGCTGGAAATTGCTTCCACTTTACATAGTTGCACAGCTTCTAGGATCCTTCCTGGCTGCTGGAACTATTTTTACTCTCTATTATG ATGCCATCTTCAGTTACTGTGACGGTAACTTGACTGTGTCTGGAACGAAAGCTACAGCAGGGATCTTTGCAACTTATCCAGCACCTTACCTCTCAATACATTTTGGATTTTTAGACCAG GTGCTTGGTACCGCCATGCTGCTGTTGTGTCTAATGGCTCTGGCAGATCAGAAAAACCAGCCAGCAACACCCGGTGGACAGCCCCTCGCCGTAGGTGCTCTTGTACTTCTAATTGGAGTGTCCATGGGAAGCAACAGTGGCTATGCCATCAACCCCACACGAGACTTTGCACCAAGACTCTTCACAGCCATGACAGGCTGGGGATCAGAGGTATTCAG GGCAGGCAACAGCTGGTGGTGGGTGCCCGTGGTGGCACCGTTTGTAGGTGGAGTGACTGGCGCTTTAATGTATAAAACATTTGTGGAGCTGCTCCATCCCACACATACTGACAAAGATCATAAAGAGAAAGAAGCATCCGAGTCGACTCCACTGGATCTGTGCAGTAAATGCAATGCAGAAGTGTCCGTGTGA